From a region of the Paenibacillus lutimineralis genome:
- the recF gene encoding DNA replication/repair protein RecF (All proteins in this family for which functions are known are DNA-binding proteins that assist the filamentation of RecA onto DNA for the initiation of recombination or recombinational repair.), protein MFVNKLSLQHYRNYDALNLDSFGDVNLILGRNAQGKTNLLEALLVLALTKSHRTSKDRELISFGQDHAAVSAEVEKKYGTVQVELRFSNQGKKAKLNGLEQRKLSEFVGALNAVMFAPEDLEIVKGTPGVRRRFLDMEIGQVQPSYLFHLQQYQKVLVQRNNLLKQAWGKEAELAVMLEIWNEQLVEHGVKIIKKRKQFIKKLQKWAEQIHDGITGGSEKLELSYLPSFGEAETEDEAVLLEQFMIKLSQMKDQEIRRGMTLAGPHRDDITFYINGNEAQTYGSQGQQRTTALSLKLAEIELINEEIGEYPILLLDDVLSELDPYRQTQLIETFQSKVQTFITATGIESINESRLQNASIFHVQEGQVQR, encoded by the coding sequence GTGTTTGTTAATAAATTAAGCTTGCAGCATTATCGGAACTATGACGCGCTAAATCTTGATTCTTTTGGAGATGTGAATCTCATTCTCGGACGCAATGCCCAGGGTAAGACGAATTTGCTCGAGGCATTGCTTGTCCTTGCTTTGACCAAATCCCACCGTACGAGTAAGGATCGGGAGCTGATCTCCTTTGGACAGGATCATGCTGCTGTCTCGGCTGAGGTTGAGAAGAAGTATGGAACGGTTCAAGTGGAGCTGCGCTTCTCGAACCAAGGGAAGAAGGCTAAGCTTAACGGACTTGAACAGCGCAAGTTAAGCGAGTTCGTCGGCGCGCTCAATGCCGTTATGTTCGCGCCAGAGGATTTGGAGATTGTGAAGGGAACACCTGGTGTGCGTCGGCGCTTCCTCGACATGGAGATTGGACAAGTGCAGCCAAGCTATTTATTCCATTTGCAGCAATATCAGAAGGTGCTGGTACAGCGCAACAATCTGCTGAAGCAGGCTTGGGGCAAGGAAGCCGAGCTTGCCGTCATGCTGGAGATCTGGAATGAGCAATTAGTGGAGCATGGTGTTAAAATTATCAAGAAGAGGAAACAATTTATAAAGAAACTGCAAAAATGGGCGGAACAGATTCATGACGGTATCACTGGGGGGAGCGAGAAGCTGGAATTATCCTATCTTCCTTCCTTCGGAGAAGCCGAGACAGAAGATGAAGCTGTCCTATTGGAGCAATTTATGATAAAGTTATCACAAATGAAGGATCAGGAAATCCGCCGCGGCATGACCTTAGCGGGTCCTCATCGCGATGATATAACTTTTTATATTAATGGCAATGAAGCACAGACCTATGGTTCACAGGGACAACAGCGGACCACGGCACTGTCACTTAAATTAGCGGAGATTGAGCTTATTAACGAGGAGATCGGAGAATACCCGATCCTGCTCTTGGATGATGTATTGTCCGAGCTTGATCCATACCGTCAAACCCAATTGATCGAGACGTTTCAAAGTAAAGTGCAGACGTTCATCACGGCTACGGGAATTGAGAGCATTAACGAGAGCCGGCTTCAGAACGCCAGCATTTTTCATGTTCAAGAGGGACAAGTTCAGAGATAA
- the gyrB gene encoding DNA topoisomerase (ATP-hydrolyzing) subunit B codes for MSMNEQSYDESQIQVLEGLEAVRKRPGMYIGSTSARGLHHLVWEVVDNSIDEALAGYANKIDVIVHEDNSVTVIDNGRGIPVGEHPKLKKSTLEVVMTVLHAGGKFGGGGYKVSGGLHGVGVSVVNALSEKMVVEVTRDGHVYQQEYRRGAPQYDIRVVGNSDEGKTGTKTTFHPDPEIFTETTVFDYNTLLTRIRELAFLNKGINISLTDNRTGVSDTFHYEGGINEYVKYLNHTKEVLHEEPIYVEGKRDMIQVEVALQYNDSYTENIFSFANNINTHEGGTHESGFKSALTRIINDYARKNSMIKENDSNLSGDDVREGLTAIISVKIPEPQFEGQTKTKLGNSEVRGIVESLFAEKLQEFMEENPAVSRRILEKALQASRAREAARKARELTRRKSALEVSALPGKLADCSSKDASLSELYIVEGDSAGGSAKQGRDRHFQAILPLRGKILNVEKARLDRILGNAEIRAIITALGTGIGEEFDISKARYHKVIIMTDADVDGAHIRTLLLTFFFRYMRKIIEAGYVYIAQPPLFKVERNKVVRYAGSEAERDAIIAEFGENAKYNVQRYKGLGEMNAEQLWETTMDPESRTMQQVSISDAMEADKIFDVLMGDSVEPRRDFIHEHAKYVKNLDI; via the coding sequence ATGTCTATGAACGAACAATCGTATGATGAGAGTCAGATACAGGTATTGGAAGGTCTGGAGGCTGTCCGTAAACGTCCGGGGATGTATATTGGTTCGACCAGTGCCCGGGGCTTGCATCATTTGGTCTGGGAAGTCGTTGATAACAGTATTGACGAGGCATTGGCTGGCTACGCCAATAAGATTGACGTAATAGTTCATGAAGATAACAGCGTGACGGTTATCGATAACGGGCGTGGCATTCCAGTTGGTGAACACCCGAAATTGAAGAAATCGACCCTTGAGGTCGTTATGACCGTTCTCCATGCCGGAGGTAAGTTCGGCGGCGGTGGGTATAAAGTATCCGGTGGTCTGCACGGGGTAGGTGTATCTGTTGTAAATGCCCTGTCTGAGAAAATGGTCGTTGAAGTTACTCGTGACGGTCATGTCTATCAACAAGAATATCGTCGTGGTGCTCCACAATACGACATCCGTGTGGTCGGCAATTCGGATGAGGGCAAGACCGGGACGAAGACGACCTTCCATCCCGATCCGGAAATCTTCACGGAGACGACTGTTTTTGACTACAACACTCTATTGACGCGTATTCGTGAACTTGCCTTTCTGAATAAAGGCATCAATATTTCATTGACGGATAATCGTACCGGAGTCTCGGACACTTTTCATTATGAAGGCGGAATTAACGAATACGTTAAATATTTGAATCATACCAAAGAAGTATTGCATGAAGAGCCGATTTACGTTGAAGGCAAGCGCGATATGATTCAGGTTGAAGTGGCTTTGCAATATAACGACAGCTATACGGAGAATATTTTCTCCTTCGCCAATAACATTAACACGCATGAAGGCGGTACACATGAGTCCGGATTTAAGAGTGCGTTGACAAGAATTATTAATGATTATGCCCGTAAGAATAGCATGATCAAGGAAAATGACTCCAACCTGAGCGGGGATGATGTCCGTGAGGGGTTAACGGCGATTATCTCCGTGAAAATTCCTGAGCCACAATTTGAAGGGCAGACGAAGACGAAGCTCGGCAATAGTGAAGTACGTGGAATTGTGGAGTCCTTATTCGCAGAGAAGTTGCAGGAATTCATGGAGGAGAATCCAGCGGTATCGCGCCGGATTCTGGAGAAGGCTCTGCAAGCTTCGCGGGCGCGAGAAGCAGCTCGTAAGGCACGGGAATTGACGCGTCGTAAGAGTGCGCTCGAGGTTAGCGCCTTGCCAGGTAAGCTCGCCGACTGTTCCTCTAAGGATGCATCGCTTAGCGAACTGTATATCGTCGAAGGTGACTCCGCAGGCGGATCGGCTAAGCAAGGACGTGATCGTCATTTCCAAGCGATTCTGCCGCTGCGCGGGAAGATTCTGAACGTGGAGAAGGCGCGTCTTGATCGTATTCTCGGCAATGCAGAGATTCGTGCAATCATTACTGCACTGGGTACCGGAATCGGCGAGGAGTTCGATATTTCCAAAGCCCGTTACCACAAAGTTATTATTATGACCGATGCCGACGTCGACGGAGCGCATATTCGTACATTGCTGTTGACCTTCTTCTTCCGTTACATGCGGAAAATTATCGAAGCAGGATATGTATATATCGCTCAGCCGCCTTTGTTCAAGGTAGAGCGCAACAAGGTTGTCCGCTATGCCGGTTCTGAAGCAGAGCGCGATGCGATTATTGCTGAGTTCGGCGAGAATGCCAAATACAATGTGCAGCGCTATAAAGGTCTTGGCGAGATGAACGCTGAACAGCTGTGGGAGACAACCATGGATCCTGAGAGCCGTACGATGCAGCAGGTATCGATCTCCGATGCGATGGAAGCTGACAAAATATTCGATGTGCTTATGGGCGATAGTGTTGAGCCGCGGCGCGACTTCATCCATGAACATGCTAAATACGTGAAGAACTTGGATATTTAA
- the remB gene encoding extracellular matrix regulator RemB: MYIHLGGEKVILSSELVAIFDISIEKSSKISKQFVSHAIQEKNVVRIGEEEAKSIVVTKNTVYYSPISSSTLKKKTNLNYLV; encoded by the coding sequence ATGTACATTCATTTGGGGGGAGAGAAGGTCATTCTCTCATCGGAATTGGTAGCGATCTTTGATATATCGATTGAGAAATCATCCAAAATATCGAAACAGTTCGTAAGTCACGCGATCCAGGAGAAGAATGTGGTAAGGATCGGAGAAGAAGAGGCCAAATCCATCGTTGTCACCAAAAATACTGTGTACTACTCCCCAATTTCCTCCTCAACACTGAAGAAGAAGACTAATCTGAACTATTTGGTGTGA